A stretch of DNA from Methanobacterium sp. Maddingley MBC34:
CACCGAGTTAACACCTGAGATATTATCAGAGGCCATGTCCAGAGAACTAATAAGACGAATACAGGACATGCGAAAAGACCTTGATCTGGATGTAGAGGCCAATATAAATGTGGCTGTTGATTGCAGCCTGGAATTCCAGAAACTGGTAGAACCACATTTAGATTTCATTTCACACGAAGTAAGGGCAAAGGAACTTGAATTTGGAACTGAAGATGGATACCACGCTAAAAAGTGGAATATTGAAGAATTTGAATTATCTATTATCTTTAAACAATGAACTCCTAAAGAGGGTGAAAAGATGACTTTAACTGACACGGAAATGGAATACATCAAAGAAGAACTGGGAAGGGAACCCAACCCCCTGGAATATGGTATGCTGGATATAATGTTCTCTGAACACTGCTCCTATAAGAGCAGCCGGCCCATCCTGAAATTATTCCCCACCGAGGGTGAAAAAGTCATAATGGGCCCTGGAGACGATGCAGGCATCGTGGAACTCACCGATGACCTGGCCCTGGTTATGGGTATGGAAAGCCACAACCACCCCTCAGCTGTGGAACCCTACGGAGGAGCAGGTACTGGGATTGGAGGAATAATAAGGGACATCATATCCATGGGCGCAATGCCAGTTGCCCTTCTTGACTCACTGCGTTTCGGGCCCATGGAAGACCAGCGTTCACGTTACATCTTCGAATACGTAGTTAAAGGAATCTCAGACTATGGTAACCGGGTAGGTATTCCCACTGTTGGTGGAGAAGTGGAATTTGAGGATAACTTCAAATTCAACCCCCTGGTTAACGTGGTCTGTGCAGGCATTGTACGTAAGGATGAAATTGTACTTGGAATAGCCCCCAATGTGGGAGATGTTTTCGTATTGATGGGAGGCCGCACTGGAAGGGATGGCATACACGGTGTTACCTTTGCTTCAGAAGAACTAACCTCTTCTTCAGAACTGGAAAGCAGGCCGGCAGTTCAGGTGGGTGATCCCTTCACTAAGAAACAGGTCATGGAAGCCACCTTTGAGGCCCTGGAGAAGGTTAACATTCAGGGATTGAAGGACCTGGGAGGAGGAGGCCTCACCTGCTGTATTTCTGAAATGGCTGATAAAAGTGGTAACGGTGCCCAGATGGAGTTGACCAAAGTGCCACTAAGGGAGGAAGGAATGACTCCCTATGAAATTATGCTCTCTGAGTCACAGGAAAGAATGGTCTTTGTGGTGAACCCTCAGGATGTGGATGGCTTACTTGCAATATTTCATAAGCATGAGCTACCCTATGCAGTGATTGGTCAGGTCACCAACACCGGACGCATGGTGGTCACCCAGGAAGGAGAACCCCTGGCAGATGTACCCACCCAGCTACTGGCCGACCCACCACTGGTGGAACGTGAAGCCATTAAACCTGTAAAAGACGAAGAATATATAGAAATAGAAGATGGTAACCTTGATGAAGCCCTTTTAAATTTACTTTCCAGTCCAAACCTTGCCAGTAAAAAGTGGGTATACCGACAGTACGATCACGAGGTGCAGATCCGAACGGTAGTCAAACCAGGAGACGATGCTGCAGTACTGCGGGTGGATGATGAGAAGGCCTTTACCCTCACCAGTGACTGTAACAGCATACACTGCTACCTGGACCCCTATCATGGAGGGGCCGGGTCTGTGGCTGAGGCCATTCGTAACGTGGTGGCCATGGGGTCAGAACCATTATGTATGGTGGACTGCCTTAACTTCGGAAACCCGGAAAAACCAGAGGTGTTCTGGCAGTTTAAAGAGTGCGTTCAGGGAATGTCCGACATTGCTAACCGATTTAAGTTACCAGTTACCAGTGGAAACGTCAGTTTCTACAATGAAACAGAAGGAGTAACTGTTAACCCATCACCCGTGGTGAGTGTGGCCGGGATCATGGACCTTAAGGATATCCGGACCATGGACTTCAAAAATGATGGTGATAAGATCATCCTTATTGGAGCCACCCTTCCAGAGATGGATGGATCAGAGTACCATAAGACCATTCACGGAGTGGTACAGGGAGAATCACCCCAGGTTAATATTGAAGCAGAATACGCTTCAGCCCGGGCTGTTCTGGAATTAATCCGTAACGATGAAAATGGACAGATCACTGCAGCCCATGATCTTTCAGCAGGAGGTTTAGGAGTTGCACTGGCAGAAATGGCTATTAAAGGAGAGCTTGGTGCCATTGTAGACCTATCACTTGTTCCTGGTGCTGAAGGACTATCTGCTTCCGAAACACTCTTCTCAGAATCCCACGCCCGTTACCTGATAACGGTGAAAGAAGAATCATCTGCTGAGATCTTAAACAATCTCCAAGAAATGAACGTTCCTGCAGCAGTCATTGGAACTGTTAATGGAGATTCTCTTAATATAAGTTATGCTAACATTGAAATTAGTGTTAAACAGCTTGATGATGCTTATAATGGCGTTATAGAAAAGTTCATGGCCTGAACAGTGGGAAAGTGTAAAGTTCATAAACTCACGAAAGAAGTACCAATAAAATATATGGTCTGATGATATGAAGAAAGAACTGTGGAGGCAACTGATCCATGCTTCCGGAGTCTTTATTGTCGTTCTCAGCTATTTTTTACCATCACAACTGTTGATCATTCTCTGTGTGGCTATCCTGGTCTTTGTGGTTACAGTTTTCCGATTGGACCATCAACATCATATTCCATTTTTTTCTACTATTTTGCGGATTGCCAAACGTGATGATGATGAAAGAGGATTCGTTTACTTTTTCATTGGAATTATAATAACCCTGTACTTCTTCCAGTTTAACATGAGCATTGCCAATGCCGCTATTTTAATCCTGTTATTTGGAGATTCAGCGTCTACACTTATTGGTAAAAGATTTGGAAGAATAAAATTACCATTTCAGTCCCATAAAACCGTAGAGGGGAGTTTAGCATTTTTAACGGTTGGATTTGCAGTTTCTCTCACACAACTACCCCTTATCCCTGCTTTTATTGGCGCTTTGGCCGGCGCTTTAACTGAAGCTTACAGTCCTGTTGACGATAATGTGCCCATACCCCTGGTTTCTGCAATGGTTATGAGTTTAGTAGTTTATATCTTGGTCTAAAAAATAGCATAACCCCCAATATTCTAAATTATTAACCTTTTTTCAAGCCTTATCACTCCAAATCCCCATATTTTCGCTATTTTTCTTTAAAACAGATTTAAAATATATTATTGAAATATAAAAAAGACCCCAATAATGACATACCCCATAACCATTAGTAAGTTATCGATAACTATAAATTTGCTATGAACAATACACATATCACCTTCAAATTTTATTAACCGAGCATAAAGGAGGTGAAAATACGCAAAAGACCAAACGAATAACAATCTTCACACTAACCCTCTTGTTTACACTGGTAATATGTGGGACTGTAGCTGCAGAAGACACTAATTCCATATCAGATACTGCTTTGAATGTACAGAGTACGAACTTATCTTCTGCCGTGCCATCTGGATCAACTCAAAATGACACAATTACTCCCGATCCCATTATTTCTGGAACAGTTACCCACTGTGGAAGTACTGATCCATTTTCAGAAGTTAATGTAACAGTTTAGACCTTAACGGGAATATTTTAGCCAACACAATAACCGACCAGAATGGATATTATTCTGTGGCCTTCTTAAGTAACCAGACCACTTTTAAAGTTATAGCCCGTCATACCGGCCATATACCTGATTCTAAGGATGTGACTGTAAGCCCTAATCTCAACGACCCCTATGATCCGAAACTTTACGCCACAGCAAATCTGGAATTAGGCCCGTTCGCTGTTTTTCTGAATCATGGTGATTCAAACATGAATACAATTGCCGCTGCTACTGACACTGAATACGGACCATTTGCTAGTTTAGCACAGTCCCATCCTGTTGATGTGGCCATAACTCCTGATGGAAAGACAGCAGTGATTGCCTGTTGGGAGAGTGTCATTTGAGTAAAATCGAAACTATTATAGACACCCTGTTTAGAATATGAATATAATAGTAAACACTAATATTAGTTGATTAAAAATGACAGGTTTAGATATCCTCCTGGTTGAGGATGACCCCGTTGAAGCCATGGACATTAAAAAATCCGTCGAAACCCTGGGACACTGCGTAACAAGTGTTTCCAACCAGGACCACAATAATATTAAAAAAAAATTAAATTCAGATCCGGATCTTATATTACTAGACATCCCATTGGAAGATGATTCCAACCATGTTGAAATAGAGTATATTGAGAAATTAAACACCCCTGTGGTGTTTATAATTGATGATTATATTAAAACTGCTTTTTTAGAGGCTTATTCCAATTCTTTGTTTTTAACCCCTCAAGAATCTTTAACCAAAGAAAATTCACTTGATTCATCATATTGCTATCTTTCTAAACCTTTCAGCATTAATGAACTCCATTTTGCCATTGAAATAGTCGTATACAAACAAAAAATGGACCATAATTTGAAAGAAGCTCAGGAAAGTTGTATTATCCCATCGGAAAATGACCTTCTAAATAAGATCATCCAATTCTCACCTACCCCCCTGTGGATTGCAGATGAACATGGTGAATTAAACGGGATTAACCCTAGCTGCTGTGACCTATTGAAAACTGAACCCGAAAAGGTTATAGGCAAGTACAATATCCTAGAGGACGAATTTATTAAGGAACAGGGACATATGAATCAGGTTAAATCTGTTTTCAGGGAGGGTAAAAGAGTTAATTTCAACATCAAACATGAGATCTCCAAACCCGACCAAATCCCCCCTAAATATCCTGATTTTTTAATTCTCAAGGTTAACCTGTTTCCCATCGCTGATGAAGAAGGGAATGTTAAGAGTGTCCTGGTCCAATACCATGATGTCACCCAGGAAAAAAAGGCGGAAAAATCCCAGAAAAAGATTAAAAAGGCCTTGAAAGACTCAGAACAACGTTTATCTGAGATCATTGATTTTCTGCCAGATGCGACCTTTGCCATAGACAAACATGGGCGGGTGATAATCTGGAATCAGGCCATGGAAAAAATGACCGGAGTCCCTTCTGACGAAATCATTGGAAAGGGGAATTACGAGTATTCCCGGCCATTTTATGGGATACGCAGACCAATATTAATCGATCTGGTGCATGAATCTGATAAAGAAA
This window harbors:
- a CDS encoding phosphoribosylformylglycinamidine synthase II (PFAM: AIR synthase related protein, N-terminal domain; AIR synthase related protein, C-terminal domain~TIGRFAM: phosphoribosylformylglycinamidine synthase II) codes for the protein MTLTDTEMEYIKEELGREPNPLEYGMLDIMFSEHCSYKSSRPILKLFPTEGEKVIMGPGDDAGIVELTDDLALVMGMESHNHPSAVEPYGGAGTGIGGIIRDIISMGAMPVALLDSLRFGPMEDQRSRYIFEYVVKGISDYGNRVGIPTVGGEVEFEDNFKFNPLVNVVCAGIVRKDEIVLGIAPNVGDVFVLMGGRTGRDGIHGVTFASEELTSSSELESRPAVQVGDPFTKKQVMEATFEALEKVNIQGLKDLGGGGLTCCISEMADKSGNGAQMELTKVPLREEGMTPYEIMLSESQERMVFVVNPQDVDGLLAIFHKHELPYAVIGQVTNTGRMVVTQEGEPLADVPTQLLADPPLVEREAIKPVKDEEYIEIEDGNLDEALLNLLSSPNLASKKWVYRQYDHEVQIRTVVKPGDDAAVLRVDDEKAFTLTSDCNSIHCYLDPYHGGAGSVAEAIRNVVAMGSEPLCMVDCLNFGNPEKPEVFWQFKECVQGMSDIANRFKLPVTSGNVSFYNETEGVTVNPSPVVSVAGIMDLKDIRTMDFKNDGDKIILIGATLPEMDGSEYHKTIHGVVQGESPQVNIEAEYASARAVLELIRNDENGQITAAHDLSAGGLGVALAEMAIKGELGAIVDLSLVPGAEGLSASETLFSESHARYLITVKEESSAEILNNLQEMNVPAAVIGTVNGDSLNISYANIEISVKQLDDAYNGVIEKFMA
- a CDS encoding dolichol kinase (PFAM: Cytidylyltransferase family), whose product is MKKELWRQLIHASGVFIVVLSYFLPSQLLIILCVAILVFVVTVFRLDHQHHIPFFSTILRIAKRDDDERGFVYFFIGIIITLYFFQFNMSIANAAILILLFGDSASTLIGKRFGRIKLPFQSHKTVEGSLAFLTVGFAVSLTQLPLIPAFIGALAGALTEAYSPVDDNVPIPLVSAMVMSLVVYILV